Proteins from one Ranitomeya variabilis isolate aRanVar5 chromosome 1, aRanVar5.hap1, whole genome shotgun sequence genomic window:
- the OAZ1 gene encoding LOW QUALITY PROTEIN: ornithine decarboxylase antizyme 1 (The sequence of the model RefSeq protein was modified relative to this genomic sequence to represent the inferred CDS: deleted 1 base in 1 codon), with amino-acid sequence MVKSSLQRILNSHCFAREKEGNKSSITMPLLSIPSNSSESSRVSFNCCSNLGPGPRWCSDVPHPPLKIPGGRGNSQRDHNLSANLFYSDNRLIITEDLASNNRTRILNVQYKLTDGKQVDWRAVLNNNSLYVEIPTGTLPDGSKDSFAVLLEFAEEQLQVDHVFICFHKNRDDRAALLRTFSFLGFEIVRPGHPLVPKRPDACFMAYTFERDSSDED; translated from the exons ATGGTGAAATCCTCCCTCCAGCGGATACTGAATAGCCATTGCTTTGCCAGAGAAAAAGAAGGAAATAAAAGCAGCATCACCATGCCTCTCCTGAGTATTCCCAGTAATAGTAGTGAAAG TTCCAGGGTTTCTTTCAATTGCTGTAGTAACCTGGGTCCCGGGCCTCGGTGGTGTTCC GATGTCCCTCACCCACCCCTGAAGATCCCAGGTGGGCGAGGGAATAGTCAAAGGGATCACAATCTTTCAGCTAATTTATTTTATTCT GATAATAGGCTGATCATTACAGAAGATCTTGCGTCCAATAACAGGACTAGAATTCTTAACGTCCAATATAAGCTAACAGATGGAAAGCAAGTGGATTGGAGAGCTGTGTTAAATAATAATAGCCTATATGTAGAAATCCCGACCGGCACACTCCCTGATGGGAGCAAAGATAG CTTTGCTGTTCTGTTGGAATTTGCGGAAGAGCAACTCCAAGTCGATCATGTCTTCATCTGTTTCCACAAGAACAGAGATGACCGAG CTGCGCTCCTTCGGACCTTCAGCTTTTTGGGCTTTGAGATTGTGAGACCTGGACATCCCCTTGTCCCTAAGAGACCAGACGCTTGCTTCATGGCTTACACATTTGAAAGAGATTCTTCTGACGAAGATTAG